The Phragmites australis chromosome 15, lpPhrAust1.1, whole genome shotgun sequence genome window below encodes:
- the LOC133893413 gene encoding transcription factor NIGTH1-like, producing the protein MGLDVGEIGMDADLSLDLRCFASKAVRQTKDAPASDMDACIRRLEEERGKIEMFRRELPLCARLLADVIDAMKEEAEKKKSDRKEEDEEGAAGDKSKWMSTAQLWTGDSGRDDAESEKQDKGRNSSVAKSRGCGGAFMPFKAVGSGGPAFAPPCSRKNDTAADVAMPDLFLLSPPSIKSAPATCAVVEESRRQVVGFAQAAARAAAMAPSDPALSLQSQPQQTAQQQQQARKARRCWSPELHRQFVAALNQLGGPQVATPKQIRELMKVDGLTNDEVKSHLQKYRLHNRRAPGSAVVSQPIVLMGGLWIPQEQSSSQSGSPQGPFHLSTSGIAVSSAATVSCEEEDGRSESYGWK; encoded by the exons ATGGGGCTCGACGTCGGAGAGATTGGGATGGACGCCGATTTGAGCCTGGATCTGAGGTGCTTCGCCTCCAAGGCCGTGAGGCAGACCAAGGACGCGCCGGCGTCGGACATGGACGCTTGCATCCGGCGGCTCGAGGAGGAGCGGGGCAAGATCGAGATGTTTAGGCGGGAGCTCCCGCTCTGCGCGCGCCTCCTCGCCGACG TGATCGATGCCATGAAGGAAGaggcggagaagaagaagagtgatcgcaaggaggaagacgaggaggGCGCCGCCGGCGACAAGAGCAAGTGGATGAGCACGGCGCAGCTCTGGACAGGCGATTCTGGCCGGGATGATGCCGAATCAGAG AAGCAAGACAAGGGGAGGAACTCGTCGGTGGCGAAGTCtcgcggctgcggcggcgcgtTCATGCCATTCAAGGCTGTGGGCTCCGGTGGGCCGGCGTTCGCGCCGCCGTGCTCCAGAAAGAATGATACGGCTGCGGACGTGGCGATGCCGGATCTGTTCTTGCTGTCGCCGCCGTCGATCAAGAGCGCTCCGGCTACCTGCGCTGTCGTTGAGGAAAGCCGTCGGCAAGTTGTAGGATTTGCACAAGCAGCAGCGAGGGCGGCCGCCATGGCACCATCTGACCCTGCGCTTAGCCTCCAATCTCAACCACAGCAGacagcacagcagcagcagcaggctagGAAGGCGAGGCGATGCTGGTCGCCGGAGCTTCACCGCCAGTTCGTCGCTGCCTTGAATCAACTTGGTGGCCCCCAAG TTGCCACTCCAAAGCAAATCAGGGAGCTGATGAAGGTGGATGGCCTGACAAACGATGAAGTGAAAAGCCATCTCCAG AAGTACCGCCTGCACAACCGAAGGGCGCCTGGATCCGCCGTTGTAAGCCAGCCGATCGTGCTTATGGGAGGGCTCTGGATCCCCCAGGAGCAAAGCAGCTCCCAGTCTGGGTCTCCCCAGGGCCCCTTCCATTTGTCAACCTCAGGCATCGCCGTTTCATCGGCGGCTACCGTCAGTtgtgaggaggaagatggcAGGTCTGAGAGCTATGGCTGGAAATGA